In Humulus lupulus chromosome 7, drHumLupu1.1, whole genome shotgun sequence, the following are encoded in one genomic region:
- the LOC133790832 gene encoding bifunctional 3-dehydroquinate dehydratase/shikimate dehydrogenase, chloroplastic-like isoform X2 — translation MGTSELEVGHGVRRNSTLVCVPIMAESVDEMLDQMRKANELGADLVEIRIDFLNNFSPRQDLEILIKQSPLPALITYRPVWEGGQYKGDEIKRREALLMALEVGADYIDIELKVAHEFFNFIQGKKPEKGLIIVSSHNYENTPSVEEIGDLVAKIQATTADIVKIATTAQDITDSARIFQVLVHCELPFIGLVMKEKGLISRILSAKFGGYLTFGSLEAGVVSAPGQPTIKDLLDLYNFRQIGPDTKVHGVIGNPIGHSKSPHLYNAAFKSVGFNGIYIPLLVDSVENFLNTYSSPDFVGYSYTIPHKENGLKCCDEVDPVAKAIGAISCMIRRPTDGNLIGYNVDYLGAIAAIEDGLRELKSTNGLSGSPLAGKLFVVIGAGGAGKALAYGGKEKGARVVIANRTYDKAKKLASKVGGEAITLAELENFHPEDDMILANATSVGMKPMIDDTLIPKKALKHYSLVFDAIYTPKLTRLLREAQESGAAVVYGTEMFINQAFVQFEKFTGFPAPKQLMWDVLARNT, via the exons ATGGGTACTTCGGAACTCGAAGTTGGCCATGGAGTTCGGAGAAATTCGACTCTTGTTTGCGTACCTATAATGGCAGAATCAGTTGACGAGATGCTCGATCAAATGCGGAAGGCAAATGAATTGGGTGCTGACCTTGTTGAGATTCGGATTGACTTCTTGAACAACTTCAGTCCAAGACAAGATCTTGAAATCTTAATTAAGCAGTCTCCTCTGCCCGCTCTTATTACTTATAG ACCAGTATGGGAGGGTGGTCAGTATAAAGGCGATGAGATCAAGCGGAGAGAAGCACTGCTTATGGCCCTGGAAGTTGGGGCTGATTATATTGACattgaacttaag GTAGCTCATGAGTTCTTCAATTTCATTCAAGGGAAGAAGCCAGAGAAGGGATTAATAATTGTTTCATCACATAACTATGAAAATACACCTTCTGTTGAGGAAATTGGCGATCTTGTAGCCAAAATACAGGCAACTACGGCTGATATAGTGAAGATTGCAACAACTGCTCAGGACATCACTGACTCTGCGCGTATATTTCAAGTACTTGTTCATTGTGAA CTGCCCTTTATAGGACTTGTTATGAAAGAGAAGGGTTTGATCTCACGCATACTCAGTGCAAAATTTGGTGGATATCTCACTTTTGGCTCACTGGAGGCTGGAGTGGTTTCAGCTCCTGGGCAACCAACTATAAAAGATTTATTGGATTTGTACAACTTCAGGCAAATAGGGCCTGATACCAAAGTGCATGGTGTGATTGGAAATCCTATTGGTCACAGCAAAAGTCCTCATCTTTATAATGCGGCCTTCAAATCTGTTGGATTTAACGGAATTTATATTCCTTTGTTGGTTGATAGCGTCGAAAATTTTCTTAACACCTACTCTTCTCCTGATTTCGTTGGATACAG TTACACAATTCCCCACAAAGAGAATGGGCTTAAATGTTGTGATGAAGTTGATCCAGTTGCCAAG GCAATAGGAGCTATTAGTTGCATGATCAGAAGACCGACTGATGGGAACTTGATTGGCTATAATGTAGATTATCTTGGAGCAATTGCAGCTATTGAGGATGGACTAAGAG AATTAAAAAGCACAAATGGCTTATCTGGTTCTCCCTTAGCCGGTAAGCTGTTTGTGGTCATAGGAGCTGGTGGTGCTGGAAAGGCACTTGCTTATGGTGGAAAAGAAAAGGGAGCAAGAGTTGTAATTGCCAATCGCACATACG ACAAAGCCAAAAAACTTGCAAGTAAAGTTGGAGGTGAAGCTATCACCCTTGCAGAATTAGAAAATTTTCATCCAGAAGACGACATGATTCTTGCGAACGCCACATCTGTTGGAATGAAACCAATGATTGATGACACTCTCATACCAAAG AAAGCTTTAAAACACTACTCTTTGGTATTTGATGCCATTTACACTCCAAAATTGACAAGACTCTTAAGAGAAGCACAAGAGTCTGGAGCTGCTGTTGTCTATGGGACAGAAATGTTCATTAATCAAGCATTTGTACAGTTTGAAAAATTTACTGGCTTTCCTG CACCAAAGCAACTGATGTGGGATGTCTTGGCAAGAAACACATaa
- the LOC133790832 gene encoding bifunctional 3-dehydroquinate dehydratase/shikimate dehydrogenase, chloroplastic-like isoform X1, protein MTFGGFSMGTSELEVGHGVRRNSTLVCVPIMAESVDEMLDQMRKANELGADLVEIRIDFLNNFSPRQDLEILIKQSPLPALITYRPVWEGGQYKGDEIKRREALLMALEVGADYIDIELKVAHEFFNFIQGKKPEKGLIIVSSHNYENTPSVEEIGDLVAKIQATTADIVKIATTAQDITDSARIFQVLVHCELPFIGLVMKEKGLISRILSAKFGGYLTFGSLEAGVVSAPGQPTIKDLLDLYNFRQIGPDTKVHGVIGNPIGHSKSPHLYNAAFKSVGFNGIYIPLLVDSVENFLNTYSSPDFVGYSYTIPHKENGLKCCDEVDPVAKAIGAISCMIRRPTDGNLIGYNVDYLGAIAAIEDGLRELKSTNGLSGSPLAGKLFVVIGAGGAGKALAYGGKEKGARVVIANRTYDKAKKLASKVGGEAITLAELENFHPEDDMILANATSVGMKPMIDDTLIPKKALKHYSLVFDAIYTPKLTRLLREAQESGAAVVYGTEMFINQAFVQFEKFTGFPAPKQLMWDVLARNT, encoded by the exons ATGACTTTCGGCGGCTTCTCG ATGGGTACTTCGGAACTCGAAGTTGGCCATGGAGTTCGGAGAAATTCGACTCTTGTTTGCGTACCTATAATGGCAGAATCAGTTGACGAGATGCTCGATCAAATGCGGAAGGCAAATGAATTGGGTGCTGACCTTGTTGAGATTCGGATTGACTTCTTGAACAACTTCAGTCCAAGACAAGATCTTGAAATCTTAATTAAGCAGTCTCCTCTGCCCGCTCTTATTACTTATAG ACCAGTATGGGAGGGTGGTCAGTATAAAGGCGATGAGATCAAGCGGAGAGAAGCACTGCTTATGGCCCTGGAAGTTGGGGCTGATTATATTGACattgaacttaag GTAGCTCATGAGTTCTTCAATTTCATTCAAGGGAAGAAGCCAGAGAAGGGATTAATAATTGTTTCATCACATAACTATGAAAATACACCTTCTGTTGAGGAAATTGGCGATCTTGTAGCCAAAATACAGGCAACTACGGCTGATATAGTGAAGATTGCAACAACTGCTCAGGACATCACTGACTCTGCGCGTATATTTCAAGTACTTGTTCATTGTGAA CTGCCCTTTATAGGACTTGTTATGAAAGAGAAGGGTTTGATCTCACGCATACTCAGTGCAAAATTTGGTGGATATCTCACTTTTGGCTCACTGGAGGCTGGAGTGGTTTCAGCTCCTGGGCAACCAACTATAAAAGATTTATTGGATTTGTACAACTTCAGGCAAATAGGGCCTGATACCAAAGTGCATGGTGTGATTGGAAATCCTATTGGTCACAGCAAAAGTCCTCATCTTTATAATGCGGCCTTCAAATCTGTTGGATTTAACGGAATTTATATTCCTTTGTTGGTTGATAGCGTCGAAAATTTTCTTAACACCTACTCTTCTCCTGATTTCGTTGGATACAG TTACACAATTCCCCACAAAGAGAATGGGCTTAAATGTTGTGATGAAGTTGATCCAGTTGCCAAG GCAATAGGAGCTATTAGTTGCATGATCAGAAGACCGACTGATGGGAACTTGATTGGCTATAATGTAGATTATCTTGGAGCAATTGCAGCTATTGAGGATGGACTAAGAG AATTAAAAAGCACAAATGGCTTATCTGGTTCTCCCTTAGCCGGTAAGCTGTTTGTGGTCATAGGAGCTGGTGGTGCTGGAAAGGCACTTGCTTATGGTGGAAAAGAAAAGGGAGCAAGAGTTGTAATTGCCAATCGCACATACG ACAAAGCCAAAAAACTTGCAAGTAAAGTTGGAGGTGAAGCTATCACCCTTGCAGAATTAGAAAATTTTCATCCAGAAGACGACATGATTCTTGCGAACGCCACATCTGTTGGAATGAAACCAATGATTGATGACACTCTCATACCAAAG AAAGCTTTAAAACACTACTCTTTGGTATTTGATGCCATTTACACTCCAAAATTGACAAGACTCTTAAGAGAAGCACAAGAGTCTGGAGCTGCTGTTGTCTATGGGACAGAAATGTTCATTAATCAAGCATTTGTACAGTTTGAAAAATTTACTGGCTTTCCTG CACCAAAGCAACTGATGTGGGATGTCTTGGCAAGAAACACATaa